The following coding sequences are from one Bradyrhizobium sp. WSM471 window:
- a CDS encoding negative regulator of septation ring formation — protein sequence MANTPKKVKDPTEDALSAIQEALNISDTAADTSRNASMRSETSPPVAPPAPPIFDEPSFDARPAANERAMFDQIEEPRSSRRAANDDRATIGQLLQTLQTGRPTRNIYTGATIFTVIWLAACAALTVGFLPSIQAAMGQSGGVLAVAGLVTMFFAPIMLFFFLASLVWRGQQMSSVAQAMAQVAIRFSEPEGSASDSMVTVGQAIRREVAAMGDGIERAIARAGELETLVANEVAALERAYSDNEVRIRALLQDIAHQRDNLVGQAEQVRSAISGVQIDLRHDIALISDAIASRVDEVAKSITGALEERGAHITGALSNAGDNMILALGERGGDLLDRLEEASNETTRAVLDASERLTTSLNFKTGHVHDEFVDLADRVHEMLNERIDRITGEFEQRSAAIVDGISERTEQVHDSLKNSSDSLLLELELRSNDLSAKIDDAGNRLAGQIMTSGDKASEALDATVNTLVAKVVSQTETAHDSLSLQMSAFDELVKNQGTELVEKFARDSGTLGALITRHISEFDRTVKTFGGEIVDRMGQRTQDIHESLKTYVDNFDTRFTSNGGAITAVLDQRLVQFETTIGERVSNLDTSLNGKISSLDSTIDGHIKTFDEQLVGRVAALEQSFDTRAKSVTETIDGRLNTLASSLTDGAAQAIQSIDSRLNHLTSSLTDGASQTIQTIDTRLTHLTTTLTGGASQALESIDTRLTYLTTAVTNGASQAVQSIDTRLTLLTSTLTDGTAQAIEAVDRRITGVTEIIDGRSMHLTDTVTARFQDIQQAIETKVGSVASDIDVRVAQFEDLLGSRVEAVAGRIESSGRQASEDMMSRAEMISTAIRSHVEDAERSLTNLVVNTSETIQTGARTAQQSLMTVSSDVNAQLKMTSAEVERALTAVGTGAANSILTSAREAQSTLVAASGDASNQIKGLAADVERTLSSAGSATAASILAGAREVQTTLVTASSDAANHVKTLTADVQRSLSMAGSATAESITAGARDAQSALIAASSETANQIKALSSDVQRSLSMAGTATAETIMTGAREAQSTLVNASSDAASQVKSLAAEVHRSLSQVGQSTAETITTSARDAQSTLLAVSAEQTGQVRSLAAEMQRALATAGGATIEALTSGVREAQGTLISASTDAAGQIKSLTTDIERTLTSVGADTASTILNSAREAQTSLVSTSADAASQIRTISSEIERTLSTATANATNDIQTSALNAQNALINASNEASSRVKSSSADVERSVLAASSSFGQAMTGKTDEIVTYVQQQSDRLANMIDAKRGSLVDAIGSKTSQLTLDIDRVTSDALKSIETRGHAFSQTMMGNGSEVARTINSASEMATGAVNKSLKDLEQASRAAIDQSRQVSIAAVTEMQETSKILRTDTVALFERLREGNILLQEVLTGAHDNLNSLERALVTRVADFVSAMNDVTSRNGAATQNLEDQLNVFNSKTTRALQDLGELSTQFDAHGKALVEAAQVVEQSNKNTTASLAERKEALESLVTTIDLRTADLDQRLSRFTGLLDESLAAAEERARDIARVVAETAGAGSAAITRQFEAVRSASEEEHRQTVEAMHDIYRQTTDEADAMFKQSTEKFTNLVSSMKQMAFEMHNELEATRNELRRGVLEMPQEAAESTAQMRKVIVDQIEALAELNRIVAQHGRGLDVSTTGRASVQRQEEPMLAAVGARSTETRMRESASASTLPPPDLGMPASSRRTEAPPVAPAGNDQGRDGWLSDLLSRTDANQGASTGREPQRGRQAAPAPQPQAPQGGGNPLESLSLDIGRLMDRNLASEMWDRYQRGENKAFTKRLYTPAGQKAFDEVARKYRSDRNFKATVDRYVAEFERLLDEVARDGRGPQELRNHLTSETGLVYTLLAHAAGRLG from the coding sequence ATGGCAAACACTCCGAAAAAGGTCAAAGACCCCACAGAAGATGCGCTTTCTGCAATCCAGGAAGCCCTGAACATCAGCGACACGGCCGCGGACACCAGCCGCAACGCCTCGATGCGCAGCGAAACGTCGCCCCCGGTCGCGCCACCGGCTCCCCCGATATTCGACGAACCGAGCTTCGACGCGCGCCCTGCCGCGAACGAACGCGCGATGTTCGACCAGATCGAGGAGCCGCGCTCCTCGCGCCGCGCCGCCAATGACGACCGTGCGACCATCGGCCAGCTCTTGCAGACGTTGCAGACGGGACGCCCGACCCGCAACATCTATACCGGCGCGACAATCTTCACGGTCATCTGGCTGGCGGCCTGCGCCGCGCTGACGGTCGGCTTCCTGCCTTCGATCCAGGCGGCGATGGGCCAGAGCGGCGGCGTGTTGGCCGTTGCCGGCCTGGTCACGATGTTCTTCGCGCCGATCATGCTGTTCTTCTTCCTGGCGAGCCTCGTCTGGCGCGGCCAGCAAATGAGCTCGGTCGCGCAGGCGATGGCCCAGGTTGCGATCCGCTTCTCCGAGCCGGAAGGCTCGGCTTCGGATTCGATGGTCACCGTCGGCCAGGCCATCCGCCGCGAGGTTGCGGCGATGGGCGACGGCATCGAGCGCGCCATCGCGCGCGCCGGCGAGCTCGAGACGCTGGTCGCCAACGAAGTCGCGGCGCTCGAACGCGCCTATTCCGACAACGAAGTGCGCATCCGCGCCCTGCTCCAGGACATCGCACATCAGCGCGACAATCTGGTCGGCCAGGCCGAGCAGGTCCGCAGCGCCATCTCCGGCGTGCAGATCGATTTGCGCCATGATATCGCGCTGATTTCGGACGCGATTGCCTCGCGCGTCGACGAGGTCGCCAAGTCCATCACCGGCGCGCTCGAAGAGCGCGGCGCCCACATCACCGGTGCGCTCAGCAACGCCGGCGACAACATGATCCTCGCGCTCGGCGAGCGCGGCGGCGACCTGCTCGACCGGCTCGAGGAGGCCAGCAACGAGACCACGCGCGCCGTGCTCGACGCCAGCGAGCGGCTGACCACCAGCCTCAATTTCAAGACCGGCCACGTTCACGACGAGTTCGTCGACCTCGCCGACCGCGTCCACGAAATGCTGAACGAGCGCATCGACCGCATCACCGGCGAGTTCGAGCAGCGCTCCGCCGCGATCGTCGACGGCATCTCCGAGCGTACCGAGCAGGTGCACGACAGCCTGAAGAATTCGTCCGACTCGCTGCTGCTCGAGCTCGAGCTGCGCTCCAACGACCTGTCCGCCAAGATCGACGACGCCGGCAACCGCCTCGCCGGCCAGATCATGACCTCCGGCGACAAGGCGAGTGAGGCGCTCGACGCCACCGTCAACACGCTGGTCGCCAAGGTCGTCAGCCAGACCGAGACCGCGCACGACTCGCTGTCGCTCCAGATGAGCGCCTTCGACGAGCTGGTGAAGAACCAGGGCACCGAGCTGGTCGAGAAGTTCGCCCGCGACTCCGGCACGCTGGGCGCATTGATCACCCGCCACATCTCCGAGTTCGACCGCACCGTGAAGACCTTCGGCGGCGAGATCGTCGATCGGATGGGCCAGCGCACCCAGGATATCCATGAGTCGCTGAAGACCTATGTCGACAATTTCGACACCCGCTTCACCTCTAACGGCGGCGCCATCACGGCTGTGCTCGACCAGCGCCTGGTACAGTTCGAGACCACAATCGGCGAGCGCGTCAGCAACCTCGACACCTCGCTGAACGGCAAGATCTCCAGCCTCGACTCGACGATCGATGGTCACATCAAAACCTTCGACGAGCAGCTCGTCGGCCGCGTCGCCGCGCTCGAACAGTCGTTCGATACCCGCGCGAAGTCGGTCACCGAGACCATCGACGGACGGCTCAACACGCTCGCCTCGTCGCTGACCGACGGTGCCGCGCAGGCGATCCAGTCGATCGACTCCCGCCTCAACCACCTCACGAGCTCGCTGACCGATGGCGCATCGCAGACCATCCAGACGATCGACACGCGCCTTACGCATCTGACGACCACCCTCACCGGCGGCGCGTCGCAGGCGCTCGAATCCATCGACACGCGTCTCACCTACCTGACCACCGCGGTGACGAACGGCGCCTCGCAGGCCGTGCAGTCGATCGATACCCGCCTCACGCTCCTGACCTCGACGCTCACGGACGGCACCGCGCAGGCGATCGAGGCGGTCGACCGCCGCATCACCGGCGTCACCGAAATCATCGACGGCCGCAGCATGCACCTGACCGACACGGTCACGGCGCGCTTCCAGGACATCCAGCAGGCCATCGAGACCAAGGTCGGCTCGGTCGCCAGCGACATCGACGTGCGCGTGGCGCAGTTCGAGGACCTGCTCGGCTCGCGCGTCGAGGCCGTCGCCGGCCGCATCGAGAGCAGCGGACGCCAGGCCAGCGAGGACATGATGTCCCGCGCCGAGATGATCTCGACCGCGATCCGCTCGCATGTCGAGGACGCCGAGCGCTCGCTCACCAACCTCGTGGTCAACACCAGCGAGACCATCCAGACCGGTGCGCGCACCGCGCAGCAGTCGCTGATGACGGTCTCCTCCGACGTCAACGCCCAGCTCAAGATGACCTCCGCCGAGGTCGAGCGCGCGCTGACCGCCGTCGGCACCGGAGCCGCGAACTCGATCCTGACCAGCGCCCGCGAAGCGCAGTCGACGCTGGTCGCGGCCTCGGGCGATGCCTCAAACCAGATCAAGGGGCTCGCGGCCGACGTCGAACGCACGCTGTCGTCGGCAGGGTCGGCGACCGCCGCCTCGATCCTGGCCGGTGCCCGCGAGGTGCAGACCACGCTCGTCACGGCGTCCTCGGACGCGGCCAACCACGTCAAGACCCTCACCGCCGACGTGCAGCGCTCGCTCTCGATGGCCGGCTCCGCCACGGCGGAATCGATCACCGCCGGCGCCCGCGATGCGCAGAGCGCGCTGATCGCGGCCTCGAGCGAGACCGCCAACCAGATCAAGGCGCTGTCCTCCGACGTGCAGCGCTCGCTCTCGATGGCCGGCACCGCGACGGCCGAGACCATCATGACCGGCGCCCGCGAAGCCCAGAGCACGCTCGTCAACGCGTCCTCGGATGCGGCGAGCCAGGTGAAGTCCCTCGCCGCCGAAGTGCATCGGTCGCTCTCGCAGGTCGGCCAGTCGACCGCCGAGACGATCACGACCAGCGCCCGCGATGCCCAGAGCACCCTGCTGGCGGTCTCCGCCGAACAGACCGGCCAGGTTCGTTCGCTGGCGGCCGAGATGCAGCGCGCGCTGGCGACCGCCGGCGGCGCCACCATCGAAGCGCTCACCAGCGGCGTACGCGAGGCCCAGGGCACGCTGATCTCCGCCTCGACGGACGCTGCGGGCCAGATCAAGTCGTTGACCACGGACATCGAGCGCACGCTGACCTCGGTCGGCGCCGACACCGCCTCGACCATCCTCAACAGCGCGCGTGAGGCGCAGACCTCGCTGGTCTCGACCTCGGCGGATGCCGCAAGCCAGATCCGCACGATCTCGAGCGAGATCGAGCGTACGCTGAGCACGGCCACCGCGAACGCGACCAACGACATCCAGACCAGCGCGCTCAACGCCCAGAACGCCTTGATCAACGCCTCCAACGAGGCGAGCTCGCGGGTCAAGTCGAGCTCGGCGGACGTCGAGCGCTCGGTGCTCGCCGCCAGCAGCAGCTTCGGCCAGGCCATGACCGGCAAGACCGACGAGATCGTCACCTACGTGCAGCAGCAGTCCGACCGTCTCGCCAACATGATCGACGCCAAGCGCGGCTCGCTCGTGGACGCGATCGGCTCCAAGACCAGCCAGCTCACGCTCGATATCGACCGCGTCACGTCCGACGCGCTGAAGTCGATCGAGACGCGCGGACATGCGTTCTCGCAGACCATGATGGGCAACGGCTCCGAGGTGGCGCGCACCATCAACTCGGCGAGCGAGATGGCGACGGGTGCCGTCAACAAGTCGCTCAAGGACCTCGAGCAGGCCTCGCGCGCGGCGATCGACCAGTCGCGCCAGGTCTCGATCGCGGCCGTCACCGAAATGCAGGAGACCAGCAAGATCCTGCGCACCGACACGGTCGCCCTGTTCGAGCGCCTGCGCGAAGGCAACATCCTGCTCCAGGAGGTGCTGACCGGTGCGCACGACAACCTCAACTCGCTCGAGCGGGCGCTGGTGACGCGCGTCGCCGACTTCGTCTCGGCGATGAACGACGTCACTTCGCGCAACGGCGCTGCGACGCAGAACCTGGAAGACCAGCTCAACGTCTTCAACAGCAAGACCACGCGGGCGCTCCAGGATCTCGGCGAGCTGTCGACCCAGTTCGACGCGCATGGCAAGGCACTGGTCGAGGCCGCGCAGGTCGTCGAGCAGAGCAACAAGAACACCACCGCCTCGCTCGCCGAACGCAAGGAGGCGCTGGAATCGCTCGTCACCACGATCGACCTGCGCACGGCCGATCTCGACCAGCGCCTGTCGCGCTTCACCGGCCTGCTCGATGAATCGCTGGCGGCCGCCGAAGAGCGTGCCCGCGACATCGCCCGCGTCGTGGCGGAGACCGCCGGCGCAGGTTCCGCCGCGATCACTCGCCAGTTCGAGGCGGTGCGGTCGGCCTCCGAAGAGGAGCACCGCCAGACCGTCGAGGCCATGCACGACATCTACCGTCAGACCACCGACGAGGCGGATGCGATGTTCAAGCAGTCGACGGAGAAGTTCACCAACCTCGTCTCCAGCATGAAGCAGATGGCGTTCGAGATGCACAACGAGCTCGAAGCCACCCGCAACGAGTTGCGCCGCGGCGTGCTCGAGATGCCCCAGGAGGCCGCCGAGAGCACTGCGCAGATGCGCAAGGTGATCGTCGACCAGATCGAGGCCCTCGCCGAGCTCAACCGCATCGTGGCCCAGCACGGCCGCGGCCTCGACGTCTCCACGACGGGCCGCGCCAGCGTGCAGCGCCAGGAAGAGCCGATGCTGGCGGCCGTCGGCGCGCGCAGCACCGAGACGCGCATGCGCGAGAGCGCCAGCGCCTCGACGCTGCCGCCGCCGGACCTCGGCATGCCCGCGTCCTCGCGCCGCACCGAAGCGCCGCCGGTCGCGCCGGCCGGAAACGACCAGGGCCGTGACGGCTGGCTGTCGGACCTCCTGAGCCGCACGGACGCCAACCAGGGTGCGTCCACCGGACGTGAGCCCCAGCGCGGCCGCCAGGCTGCACCGGCTCCGCAGCCGCAGGCTCCGCAAGGTGGCGGCAATCCGCTGGAATCCTTGTCGCTCGACATCGGCCGGCTGATGGACCGCAACCTCGCGTCCGAGATGTGGGACCGCTACCAGCGCGGCGAGAACAAGGCCTTCACCAAGCGCCTCTACACGCCCGCCGGCCAGAAGGCCTTTGACGAGGTCGCCCGCAAGTATCGCTCCGACCGCAACTTCAAGGCCACGGTCGACCGCTATGTCGCCGAGTTCGAACGCCTGCTCGACGAAGTCGCCCGCGACGGCCGCGGCCCGCAGGAGCTGCGCAACCACCTGACCTCGGAGACGGGCCTGGTGTATACGCTGCTCGCCCACGCAGCGGGACGGCTGGGGTGA
- a CDS encoding MlaD family protein, which yields METRANYVLIGSFTLAVIAAAIGFVLWFQSLHTTKQRSPLRVVFEGPAAGLRNGGSVNFNGIRVGEVVSVKLDNPRRVVALAMVENNAPIRKDTLVGLEFQGLTGVAAISLKGGEEAAPSPPLDEDGIPTLTADPNKLQDVTEAIRGTLQNINKIVADNQESVKNSLKNLETFTNSLARNSEKIDGVMAKVDGVMLKADSLMLGLNTLAGGKDGGELFQAVKSIRELADDFDKRSGALMTDGRRTLGDISRAVNNFDRNPTRVLFGASNSGPPAAPPPPEPPKPAVPERRRQ from the coding sequence ATGGAAACGCGCGCAAATTACGTGCTGATCGGGTCGTTCACGCTGGCGGTGATCGCCGCCGCGATCGGCTTCGTCCTGTGGTTTCAGTCGTTGCACACCACCAAGCAGCGCAGCCCCCTGCGCGTCGTGTTCGAGGGCCCGGCCGCGGGCCTGCGCAACGGCGGTAGCGTCAATTTCAACGGTATCCGGGTGGGCGAGGTGGTCTCGGTGAAGCTCGACAACCCGCGGCGGGTTGTCGCACTCGCCATGGTCGAGAACAATGCCCCGATCCGCAAGGACACCCTGGTCGGCCTCGAATTCCAGGGCCTGACCGGCGTCGCCGCGATCTCGCTCAAGGGCGGCGAGGAGGCCGCGCCGTCGCCGCCGCTCGACGAGGACGGCATTCCCACGCTGACGGCCGATCCCAACAAGCTTCAGGACGTCACCGAGGCGATCCGCGGCACGCTCCAGAACATCAACAAGATCGTCGCCGACAATCAGGAGTCGGTGAAGAACTCGCTGAAGAATCTCGAGACCTTCACCAACTCGCTCGCTCGCAACTCCGAGAAGATCGACGGCGTGATGGCCAAGGTCGACGGCGTCATGCTCAAGGCTGACAGCCTCATGCTTGGCCTCAACACGCTCGCCGGCGGCAAGGACGGCGGCGAGCTGTTCCAGGCGGTGAAGTCGATCCGCGAACTGGCCGACGATTTCGACAAGCGCTCCGGCGCATTGATGACCGACGGCCGCCGTACGCTCGGCGACATCAGCCGCGCCGTCAACAATTTCGACCGCAACCCGACCCGCGTCCTGTTCGGCGCCAGCAACAGCGGGCCGCCAGCCGCGCCGCCACCGCCCGAGCCGCCGAAGCCCGCCGTGCCGGAGCGCCGGCGGCAGTAG
- a CDS encoding ABC transporter ATP-binding protein yields MAGEIQNPIIRVRDITVQFGATRVLDGLDLDVKRGEILGFVGPSGAGKSVLTRTIIGLVPKVAGSIEVFGVDLDASNTSQRRNVERRWGVLFQQGALFSSLTVRQNIQFPMREYLRVSQRLMDEITIAKLTMVGLKPEVADRFPSELSGGMIKRVALARALSLDPDLVFLDEPTSGLDPIGAGDFDELVRTLQRTLGLTVFMVTHDLDSLYTACDRIAVLGNGKIIAAGSIADMQASQHPWLRQYFHGKRARAVMG; encoded by the coding sequence ATGGCAGGCGAGATCCAGAATCCCATCATTCGCGTCCGCGACATCACCGTGCAGTTCGGCGCGACGCGCGTGCTCGACGGGCTGGACCTCGACGTCAAGCGCGGCGAGATCCTTGGCTTCGTCGGTCCTTCCGGCGCGGGCAAGTCCGTGCTGACACGCACCATCATCGGCCTCGTGCCGAAGGTCGCGGGGAGCATCGAGGTGTTCGGCGTCGACCTGGATGCTTCCAATACGTCGCAGCGTCGCAACGTGGAGCGGCGCTGGGGCGTGCTGTTTCAGCAGGGCGCGCTGTTCTCCTCGCTCACGGTGCGGCAGAACATCCAGTTTCCCATGCGCGAATATCTGCGGGTGTCGCAGCGGCTGATGGACGAGATCACCATCGCCAAGCTCACCATGGTGGGTCTCAAGCCCGAAGTCGCCGATCGCTTTCCGTCGGAACTCTCGGGCGGCATGATCAAGCGCGTGGCGCTGGCGCGCGCGCTGTCGCTCGACCCAGATCTCGTCTTCCTGGACGAACCGACCTCGGGCCTCGACCCGATCGGCGCCGGCGATTTCGACGAGCTGGTCAGGACGCTGCAGCGGACTTTGGGGCTGACCGTTTTCATGGTAACCCACGACCTCGATAGCCTTTACACAGCATGTGACCGCATCGCCGTTTTAGGGAACGGTAAGATCATTGCGGCAGGGTCGATCGCCGACATGCAGGCCTCGCAACATCCCTGGCTGAGGCAATATTTCCATGGCAAGCGCGCTCGCGCGGTGATGGGCTGA
- a CDS encoding ABC transporter permease → MNGDPKLERIAKGNALALCATGTWTASFAPVLERMVADAEKLAGTSQSIFIDVSEVAKLDTFGAWLIERLRRSLTQGAVEAQIAGLSANYSSLVDEVRRVRATPVIDTSTITITGMLEQIGRAVAGVAGTVAGLIDMLGAVLAAVARTLIHPRSFRLTSTVHHLEQVCWRAVPIVVLITFLIGCIIAQQGIFHFRRFGADLFVVDMLGVLVLREIGVLLVAIMVAGRSGSAYTAELGSMKMREEIDALRTMGFDPIEVLVLPRMLALVLALPILAFLGAMAALYGGGLVAWLYGGVQPEAFLLRLRDAISIDHFVVGIVKAPVMAAVIGIVACVEGLAVQGSAESLGQHTTSSVVKGIFFVIVMDGVFAIFFAAIGM, encoded by the coding sequence TTGAACGGCGATCCGAAGCTGGAACGGATTGCGAAGGGCAATGCGCTGGCACTCTGCGCCACCGGAACCTGGACCGCGAGCTTCGCGCCGGTCCTGGAGCGGATGGTGGCCGACGCCGAGAAGCTCGCCGGCACCTCGCAAAGCATCTTCATCGACGTGTCCGAGGTCGCCAAGCTCGACACCTTTGGCGCCTGGCTGATCGAGCGGCTGCGCCGCAGCCTGACGCAGGGTGCCGTCGAGGCGCAGATCGCCGGCCTCTCCGCCAATTATTCGAGCCTCGTGGACGAGGTACGGCGGGTCAGGGCGACGCCCGTCATCGACACCAGCACGATCACCATCACCGGCATGCTGGAGCAGATCGGCCGGGCCGTGGCCGGTGTTGCCGGCACCGTCGCAGGCCTGATCGACATGCTCGGCGCGGTGCTCGCGGCGGTCGCGCGTACCCTGATTCATCCGCGCTCGTTCCGCCTGACCTCGACCGTGCATCATCTGGAGCAGGTCTGCTGGCGCGCGGTGCCGATCGTCGTGCTGATCACCTTCCTGATCGGCTGCATCATCGCCCAGCAGGGTATCTTCCACTTCCGCAGGTTCGGCGCCGACCTGTTCGTCGTCGACATGCTCGGCGTGCTGGTGCTGCGCGAGATCGGCGTGCTGCTGGTCGCGATCATGGTCGCGGGCCGCTCGGGCAGCGCCTACACCGCCGAACTCGGCTCGATGAAGATGCGCGAGGAGATCGACGCGCTGCGCACCATGGGTTTCGACCCGATCGAGGTGCTGGTGCTGCCGCGCATGCTCGCGCTCGTTCTCGCGCTGCCGATCCTGGCCTTCCTCGGCGCCATGGCCGCGCTCTATGGCGGCGGCCTCGTCGCCTGGCTCTACGGGGGCGTGCAGCCGGAGGCTTTCCTGCTGCGGTTGCGCGACGCCATCTCGATCGACCATTTCGTCGTCGGCATCGTGAAAGCACCGGTGATGGCCGCGGTGATCGGCATCGTTGCCTGCGTCGAGGGGCTCGCGGTGCAGGGCAGCGCGGAATCGCTTGGGCAGCACACGACATCGTCTGTCGTGAAAGGCATTTTTTTCGTCATCGTCATGGACGGTGTGTTCGCCATCTTCTTCGCCGCGATCGGGATGTGA
- the dgcA gene encoding N-acetyl-D-Glu racemase DgcA, with product MTSSKVPALAARIERFPIAGSFTISRGAKTEAVTVVAEVSRDDLTGRGECVPYPRYGETPEATLAAIQAMREAVAGGLTRQALQAAMPPGAARNALDCALIDLEAKAAGLRAWSLLDRPSPGERTTAYTISLGTPEAMAAATAKAAHRPLLKIKLGGDGDTERIAAVRKAAPESELIVDANEAWTEANLEHNLAACEAVGVTLVEQPLPAGKDDALARIKRPLVVCADESVHDRSSLASLRERYDAVNIKLDKTGGLTEALAMADAAQALGFEIMIGCMVATSLSMAPAMLVTPQARFVDLDGPLLLTRDRDHGLRYDDSLVYPPDSSLWG from the coding sequence ATGACTTCCAGCAAAGTTCCTGCCCTCGCCGCACGAATCGAGCGCTTTCCCATCGCGGGCAGTTTCACTATCAGCCGGGGCGCCAAGACCGAGGCCGTCACTGTCGTGGCAGAGGTCAGCCGGGACGACCTGACCGGCCGCGGCGAATGCGTGCCTTATCCCCGCTATGGCGAGACGCCCGAGGCGACCCTTGCCGCCATCCAGGCCATGCGGGAGGCCGTGGCCGGCGGCCTCACCCGCCAGGCCCTGCAAGCCGCCATGCCGCCCGGAGCGGCCCGCAATGCCCTGGATTGTGCCCTGATTGATCTGGAAGCCAAGGCGGCGGGCTTGCGGGCCTGGAGCCTGCTCGACCGCCCGTCGCCGGGCGAGCGCACCACGGCCTACACGATCTCGCTGGGCACGCCCGAGGCCATGGCGGCGGCGACTGCCAAAGCGGCGCACCGGCCGCTGCTCAAGATCAAGCTCGGCGGCGACGGCGACACGGAGCGGATCGCGGCGGTACGCAAGGCCGCTCCCGAATCCGAATTGATCGTGGATGCCAACGAGGCCTGGACCGAGGCCAATCTGGAGCACAATCTTGCCGCCTGCGAGGCCGTCGGCGTCACCCTGGTCGAGCAGCCGCTGCCGGCCGGAAAGGACGACGCGCTGGCCCGGATCAAGCGGCCACTGGTGGTCTGCGCCGACGAAAGCGTGCACGACCGCTCTTCGCTGGCGTCGCTCCGGGAGCGCTACGATGCCGTGAACATCAAGCTCGACAAGACCGGCGGCCTCACCGAGGCGCTGGCGATGGCCGATGCCGCGCAGGCGCTCGGCTTCGAGATCATGATCGGCTGCATGGTCGCGACCTCGCTGTCGATGGCGCCTGCGATGCTGGTGACGCCGCAGGCGCGCTTCGTCGATCTCGACGGCCCGTTGCTGCTGACGCGCGACCGCGATCATGGCCTGCGTTACGATGACAGCCTGGTCTATCCGCCGGACTCGTCGCTGTGGGGATGA
- a CDS encoding major facilitator superfamily domain-containing protein 6, whose product MAPESQIPIAAARKRRFAVSLALFYSAVFAVSGTHLPFFPVWLKAIGIDAAWIGLINALPAITRFTTLPQITAFAEKRHAIRAGMMVSVLATAIGFTAVGLQQQPLALFLIYALTCMMWTPTMPLTDAYALRGVARYGLDYGPVRLWGSAAFAAGSLACGYLVDHIAARDLIWVIVAWAVVAVAAGMLLQPLDDVRRRTTVAHASKALLRDAGFWAIIVSAALIQGSHVAYYTFSAINWQAHGLGGLTIAGLWTLGVIAEIVVFALSPRFSLHPSSLMAIGGASAVVRWVVTAHDPPLALLAVVQLGHGLTFGMTILGTMSLLVQRVPSHQIARGQGYYAACNGLLGATTSIASGAIYARIGDGLYYVMAAMAGVGALLIWSARHRLKAHPHSDESGG is encoded by the coding sequence ATGGCGCCCGAATCACAAATCCCCATCGCAGCAGCTCGGAAGCGGCGATTCGCCGTGAGCCTCGCGCTGTTCTATTCGGCCGTGTTCGCGGTGTCGGGAACGCATCTGCCGTTCTTTCCGGTCTGGCTGAAGGCCATCGGCATCGACGCGGCCTGGATCGGCCTCATCAACGCGCTGCCGGCGATCACGCGCTTCACCACGCTGCCGCAGATCACGGCCTTTGCCGAAAAGCGACATGCCATTCGCGCCGGCATGATGGTGTCCGTGCTGGCGACGGCGATCGGGTTCACGGCGGTCGGCTTGCAGCAGCAGCCGCTGGCGCTGTTCCTGATCTATGCGCTGACCTGCATGATGTGGACGCCGACCATGCCGCTGACCGACGCCTATGCGCTGCGTGGCGTCGCCCGCTACGGGCTCGACTACGGGCCGGTGCGGCTGTGGGGCTCGGCAGCCTTCGCGGCCGGCTCGCTCGCCTGCGGCTATCTGGTGGACCACATTGCGGCGCGCGATCTGATCTGGGTCATCGTCGCCTGGGCCGTGGTTGCGGTCGCCGCCGGCATGCTGCTGCAGCCGCTCGACGATGTCAGGCGAAGGACGACGGTGGCGCACGCCAGCAAGGCGCTGCTGCGCGATGCCGGCTTCTGGGCCATTATCGTTTCGGCCGCGCTGATCCAGGGCAGTCACGTCGCGTACTACACGTTCTCGGCCATCAACTGGCAGGCCCACGGCCTCGGCGGGCTGACGATCGCAGGGCTCTGGACGTTAGGAGTGATCGCCGAGATCGTCGTGTTCGCGTTGTCGCCGCGCTTCTCGCTGCACCCGTCCTCGCTCATGGCGATCGGGGGCGCGAGCGCGGTCGTGCGCTGGGTCGTCACCGCGCACGATCCGCCGCTCGCGCTGCTCGCGGTCGTGCAGCTCGGCCACGGCCTGACCTTCGGGATGACGATCCTCGGCACGATGAGTCTGCTGGTGCAGCGCGTGCCGTCGCATCAGATTGCGCGGGGGCAGGGCTATTACGCCGCGTGCAACGGGTTGCTGGGTGCGACCACCTCGATCGCGTCAGGCGCGATCTACGCCCGCATCGGCGACGGCCTCTATTACGTCATGGCCGCGATGGCCGGTGTGGGTGCGCTTCTGATCTGGTCGGCGCGGCACCGGCTGAAAGCTCATCCCCACAGCGACGAGTCCGGCGGATAG
- a CDS encoding antibiotic biosynthesis monooxygenase gives MIGEVIVIGDLQLRNGASVDEHDRLGARMYDIVSRLPGFVSVKSFKASDGEELTVFRFASEQALEAWRTHPEHVETMKRGHAEFYASGFLQICKVIREVGPFAHA, from the coding sequence ATGATTGGCGAAGTGATTGTCATTGGCGATCTGCAATTGCGTAACGGCGCCTCTGTCGACGAACACGACCGGCTCGGCGCGCGCATGTACGACATCGTCAGCCGTCTTCCCGGCTTTGTGTCGGTCAAGTCGTTCAAGGCCAGTGACGGCGAGGAGCTCACCGTGTTCCGTTTTGCCTCGGAGCAAGCGCTCGAGGCCTGGCGCACCCATCCCGAACATGTCGAGACGATGAAGCGGGGACATGCCGAATTCTATGCCAGCGGCTTCCTGCAGATCTGCAAGGTGATCCGCGAAGTTGGACCATTCGCGCACGCGTGA